The following are encoded in a window of Salinigranum halophilum genomic DNA:
- a CDS encoding fumarylacetoacetate hydrolase family protein, with translation MRHVRFRDPAGAVRTGEWLDDGVAFADDEYDLSEVDVLPPCEPSKLVCIGRNYADHAAEMDSDVPDRPMLFLKGPNTLASHGSTVTLPAGKDRVDHEAELGVVIGSQARNVPEEAAMDHVAGFTCVNDLSNRDDQREEQNWVRGKAFDGAAPIGPVVADPEDVPDDARVQARVNGEVRQDGSRSQLIFSIPELVEEITSYLTLEPGDVISTGTPEGVGPLSDGDRVEIEVEGVGTLEHDVRFP, from the coding sequence ATGCGACACGTTCGATTCCGCGACCCTGCGGGTGCGGTCCGAACCGGTGAGTGGCTCGACGACGGCGTGGCGTTCGCCGACGACGAGTACGACCTGAGCGAGGTGGACGTCCTCCCCCCCTGTGAGCCGTCGAAGCTCGTCTGTATCGGTCGCAACTACGCCGACCACGCCGCCGAGATGGACAGCGACGTCCCCGACCGGCCGATGCTCTTCTTGAAGGGGCCGAACACCCTCGCTAGCCACGGCTCGACGGTGACGCTCCCGGCGGGCAAAGACCGCGTCGACCACGAGGCCGAACTCGGCGTCGTCATCGGCTCGCAGGCACGGAACGTCCCGGAAGAAGCGGCCATGGACCACGTCGCGGGCTTCACCTGTGTCAACGACCTCTCCAACCGCGACGACCAGCGTGAAGAGCAAAACTGGGTCCGCGGCAAGGCGTTCGACGGCGCTGCTCCCATCGGCCCCGTCGTCGCGGACCCCGAAGACGTCCCGGACGACGCCCGCGTGCAGGCGCGGGTCAACGGCGAAGTCCGCCAGGACGGGTCGCGCTCGCAACTCATCTTCTCGATTCCCGAACTCGTCGAGGAGATAACGAGCTATCTGACGCTCGAACCGGGCGACGTCATCTCGACCGGGACGCCGGAGGGCGTCGGGCCACTCTCGGACGGCGACCGCGTCGAAATCGAAGTCGAGGGCGTCGGCACCCTCGAACACGATGTGCGGTTCCCCTGA
- a CDS encoding Zn-ribbon domain-containing OB-fold protein — protein MSDDRDWTEESGPLARENLVSESPFTLPGFFDALEAGRLLAAECRDCEAVLVPPRPACYECGSRRVAVAEQSKTGTVYSYTEVGRPPTAFEELAPLTLAVVELDSGGRLTGRVDAGYDDLEVGTPVTLTTRAPDFDEEAVRSYEADWPVHVFELRE, from the coding sequence ATGAGCGACGACCGTGACTGGACTGAAGAGAGCGGGCCGCTCGCCCGTGAGAACCTCGTCTCCGAGAGCCCGTTCACGCTTCCGGGCTTCTTCGACGCGCTCGAAGCGGGCCGCCTGCTCGCCGCCGAGTGCCGTGACTGCGAGGCGGTGTTGGTGCCGCCGCGCCCCGCCTGCTACGAGTGTGGGAGTCGCCGCGTCGCCGTCGCCGAGCAGTCGAAGACCGGGACCGTCTACTCGTACACCGAGGTCGGCCGGCCGCCGACGGCGTTCGAGGAACTGGCACCGCTGACGCTCGCCGTGGTCGAACTGGACTCCGGCGGCCGGCTCACGGGGCGCGTCGACGCCGGGTACGACGACCTCGAGGTCGGGACGCCGGTGACGCTGACGACCAGAGCGCCCGACTTCGACGAGGAGGCGGTCCGCTCGTACGAGGCCGACTGGCCGGTCCACGTCTTCGAGCTTCGCGAGTGA